A window of the Cucurbita pepo subsp. pepo cultivar mu-cu-16 chromosome LG01, ASM280686v2, whole genome shotgun sequence genome harbors these coding sequences:
- the LOC111790896 gene encoding probable pectinesterase 53 isoform X1, with the protein MAVNGNTDNLNTDTQLQDSPDVVAADKMRVLNFFVLVVMMLLSGAAVSHGQNWTVGGGRMRKVEDEYLKWIRHMGSFKHSLFQNTKNKFKPCLTLRVSKKPKAGGFRSVQKAINSLPLINRCRVVIHVAAGIYREKVEIPAMMSYIWVEGEGAEKTIIEWSDTADHMGDNGRPIGTFGSATFAVNSPFFVARNITFKNKARAPPSGALGKQAVAFRITGDAAAFISCRFIGAQDTLYDHLGRHYFKDCYIEGSVDFVFGDGLSIYEGCHLHAITDSYGALTAQKRNSLLEETGFSFLKCKVSGSGALYLGRAWGSFSRVVFAYTFMDKIITPTGWYNWGDKNRELTVFYGQYRCSGPGADYGGRVSWSRELTESEANPFVSLDFIGAKEWLPKRTHLAIKSPPH; encoded by the exons ATGGCTGTTAATGGCAATACAGACAATTTGAATACAGACACACAGCTGCAAGATTCCCCCGATGttg TTGCAGCCGACAAGATGAGGGTGctgaatttttttgttctggTGGTGATGATGCTGCTGTCGGGCGCCGCCGTTTCTCACGGCCAAAACTGGACGGTTGGCGGCGGGAGAATGAGAAAAGTTGAAGATGAGTACTTGAAGTGGATTAGACATATGGGTTCTTTCAAGCACTCTCTTTTTCAAAACACCAAGAACAAGTTCAAGCCTTGTTTGACGCTCAGGGTTTCCAAGAAGCCTAAGGCTGGGGGATTCCGGTCGGTGCAGAAAGCTATCAACTCTCTGCCCCTCATCAACCGGTGCCGGGTCGTCATCCATGTCGCCGCCGGAATCTACAG GGAGAAGGTTGAGATTCCGGCGATGATGAGTTACATATGGGTGGAGGGAGAAGGGGCGGAGAAGACGATCATTGAATGGAGCGACACGGCGGACCATATGGGTGACAACGGCCGTCCGATCGGCACTTTTGGTTCTGCAACTTTTGCTGTTAATTCTCCCTTCTTCGTTGCTAGGAACATCACCTTCAAG AACAAGGCGAGGGCGCCGCCGTCGGGGGCGTTGGGAAAGCAAGCGGTGGCTTTCAGAATAACGGGAGATGCGGCTGCGTTCATAAGCTGCAGGTTTATCGGTGCGCAGGACACGCTGTACGACCACTTGGGTCGGCACTACTTCAAGGACTGCTATATCGAGGGGTCGGTGGATTTCGTGTTCGGGGACGGGCTGTCCATCTACGAGGGGTGCCATTTGCACGCCATCACGGACAGCTACGGCGCTCTGACCGCCCAGAAGAGGAACAGCCTACTGGAGGAAACGGGGTTTTCGTTTCTGAAATGTAAGGTTTCCGGGTCGGGGGCTCTGTATTTGGGGCGGGCCTGGGGCAGCTTCTCCCGTGTGGTGTTTGCTTATACCTTCATGGATAAAATCATCACTCCCACTGGTTGGTACAACTGGGGCGACAAAAACCGCGAATT GACTGTATTTTATGGGCAATACAGATGCTCAGGACCAGGAGCAGATTATGGAGGACGAGTTTCATGGTCTAGAGAACTCACTGAGTCTGAAGCCAACCCCTTTGTGTCTCTCGATTTTATTGGTGCAAAGGAATGGCTTCCAAAGCGCACTCATCTCGCCATTAAGTCACCACCACattga
- the LOC111790896 gene encoding probable pectinesterase 53 isoform X2, producing MRVLNFFVLVVMMLLSGAAVSHGQNWTVGGGRMRKVEDEYLKWIRHMGSFKHSLFQNTKNKFKPCLTLRVSKKPKAGGFRSVQKAINSLPLINRCRVVIHVAAGIYREKVEIPAMMSYIWVEGEGAEKTIIEWSDTADHMGDNGRPIGTFGSATFAVNSPFFVARNITFKNKARAPPSGALGKQAVAFRITGDAAAFISCRFIGAQDTLYDHLGRHYFKDCYIEGSVDFVFGDGLSIYEGCHLHAITDSYGALTAQKRNSLLEETGFSFLKCKVSGSGALYLGRAWGSFSRVVFAYTFMDKIITPTGWYNWGDKNRELTVFYGQYRCSGPGADYGGRVSWSRELTESEANPFVSLDFIGAKEWLPKRTHLAIKSPPH from the exons ATGAGGGTGctgaatttttttgttctggTGGTGATGATGCTGCTGTCGGGCGCCGCCGTTTCTCACGGCCAAAACTGGACGGTTGGCGGCGGGAGAATGAGAAAAGTTGAAGATGAGTACTTGAAGTGGATTAGACATATGGGTTCTTTCAAGCACTCTCTTTTTCAAAACACCAAGAACAAGTTCAAGCCTTGTTTGACGCTCAGGGTTTCCAAGAAGCCTAAGGCTGGGGGATTCCGGTCGGTGCAGAAAGCTATCAACTCTCTGCCCCTCATCAACCGGTGCCGGGTCGTCATCCATGTCGCCGCCGGAATCTACAG GGAGAAGGTTGAGATTCCGGCGATGATGAGTTACATATGGGTGGAGGGAGAAGGGGCGGAGAAGACGATCATTGAATGGAGCGACACGGCGGACCATATGGGTGACAACGGCCGTCCGATCGGCACTTTTGGTTCTGCAACTTTTGCTGTTAATTCTCCCTTCTTCGTTGCTAGGAACATCACCTTCAAG AACAAGGCGAGGGCGCCGCCGTCGGGGGCGTTGGGAAAGCAAGCGGTGGCTTTCAGAATAACGGGAGATGCGGCTGCGTTCATAAGCTGCAGGTTTATCGGTGCGCAGGACACGCTGTACGACCACTTGGGTCGGCACTACTTCAAGGACTGCTATATCGAGGGGTCGGTGGATTTCGTGTTCGGGGACGGGCTGTCCATCTACGAGGGGTGCCATTTGCACGCCATCACGGACAGCTACGGCGCTCTGACCGCCCAGAAGAGGAACAGCCTACTGGAGGAAACGGGGTTTTCGTTTCTGAAATGTAAGGTTTCCGGGTCGGGGGCTCTGTATTTGGGGCGGGCCTGGGGCAGCTTCTCCCGTGTGGTGTTTGCTTATACCTTCATGGATAAAATCATCACTCCCACTGGTTGGTACAACTGGGGCGACAAAAACCGCGAATT GACTGTATTTTATGGGCAATACAGATGCTCAGGACCAGGAGCAGATTATGGAGGACGAGTTTCATGGTCTAGAGAACTCACTGAGTCTGAAGCCAACCCCTTTGTGTCTCTCGATTTTATTGGTGCAAAGGAATGGCTTCCAAAGCGCACTCATCTCGCCATTAAGTCACCACCACattga